The following coding sequences are from one Streptomyces venezuelae window:
- a CDS encoding MarR family winged helix-turn-helix transcriptional regulator, which translates to MGDTPGPSEPTLEEQIAAYQREFQDLDPQVEEIVSALGRLNRRMNVAYGRQTATLGISNAEWEVLKALVLSGAPYQMGPGDLAKRLGLTPAAMTHRIDRMVAEGLVTRDRDENNRVRVIVELTAEGREKWLEAMRLATVFEEDLLQDLSQEERGALGEVLTRLLRRVEHAQPDAGGRLTDLD; encoded by the coding sequence ATGGGTGACACCCCCGGCCCAAGTGAGCCGACACTTGAAGAGCAGATCGCCGCGTATCAGCGGGAGTTCCAGGACCTCGACCCCCAGGTCGAGGAGATCGTCTCGGCCCTCGGCCGCCTGAACCGCCGCATGAACGTCGCCTACGGCCGCCAGACGGCGACCCTCGGCATCAGCAACGCCGAGTGGGAGGTCCTCAAGGCCCTCGTCCTCTCCGGGGCCCCGTACCAAATGGGCCCCGGCGACCTGGCCAAGCGCCTGGGTCTCACGCCGGCGGCGATGACCCACCGGATCGACCGCATGGTGGCGGAGGGTCTGGTCACGCGGGACCGCGACGAGAACAACCGCGTCCGCGTCATCGTCGAGCTGACGGCGGAGGGCCGCGAGAAGTGGCTGGAGGCGATGCGCCTGGCCACGGTCTTCGAGGAGGACCTCCTCCAGGACCTGTCGCAGGAGGAGCGCGGCGCGCTGGGTGAGGTGCTGACCCGTCTTCTACGTCGCGTGGAGCACGCCCAGCCGGATGCGGGCGGTCGCCTGACGGACCTGGACTGA
- a CDS encoding MFS transporter, whose amino-acid sequence MGAAMRRIQAGSALSAFGIGFTVPFLYVYVAQVRELGSSAAGIVLAAFAMAALIVLPITGRVIDRRGPLPVLVGAAGVASVGAIALGLANSELTAILSAALLGAGTAVMQPALATMIVWSSTPATRTRSFAMQFFLQNLGLGIGGLIGGQIVDESRPSSFTLLFSIESVMFLVLAGIALTVRLPHAPSIQDAMPKDASAPQGGMRALLRHKAMVQLCVLGFVIFFACYGQFESGLSAYGVEAAGISASTLGIALAANTAMIVIAQFAVLKFVERRKRSRVIAAVGLIWAFAWLLAGYAGVGHGSQAMATAAFISTYALFGLGEAMLSPTVAPLVADLAPGGMVGQYNSAFALVKQLALAVGPAVGGPMGAALHVPYIVTFVLFSLGITVLAVRLGRRLTPVQNQPSLAKSPVVAQGGPATAAPATADA is encoded by the coding sequence ATGGGCGCAGCGATGCGTCGTATTCAGGCAGGCAGCGCGCTGAGCGCGTTCGGCATCGGGTTCACGGTTCCGTTCCTCTACGTCTACGTGGCGCAGGTGCGGGAGCTGGGGTCCAGTGCGGCGGGCATCGTGCTCGCCGCGTTCGCCATGGCCGCTCTGATCGTCCTGCCCATCACCGGCCGCGTCATCGACCGTCGCGGCCCCCTGCCCGTGCTCGTGGGAGCCGCGGGTGTCGCCTCCGTGGGTGCGATCGCGCTCGGCCTCGCGAACAGTGAGCTGACGGCGATCCTGTCCGCGGCGCTGCTCGGCGCCGGTACGGCGGTCATGCAGCCCGCGCTTGCGACGATGATTGTCTGGTCCTCGACGCCGGCCACCCGCACGCGGTCCTTCGCGATGCAGTTCTTCCTGCAGAACCTGGGCCTCGGCATCGGTGGTCTCATCGGCGGCCAGATCGTCGACGAGAGCCGTCCGAGCAGCTTCACTCTGCTGTTCTCCATCGAGTCCGTGATGTTCCTGGTGCTCGCGGGCATCGCGTTGACCGTGCGGCTGCCGCACGCGCCGTCCATCCAGGACGCCATGCCGAAGGACGCCTCCGCTCCGCAGGGCGGCATGCGTGCGCTCCTGCGGCACAAGGCCATGGTGCAGCTGTGCGTGCTCGGCTTCGTGATCTTCTTCGCCTGCTACGGGCAGTTCGAGTCGGGTCTCTCCGCGTACGGCGTGGAGGCCGCGGGCATCTCGGCGTCGACGCTCGGCATCGCGCTGGCCGCCAACACGGCCATGATCGTGATCGCGCAGTTCGCCGTCCTGAAGTTCGTGGAGCGGCGCAAGCGGTCCCGTGTGATCGCGGCCGTGGGTCTGATCTGGGCCTTCGCGTGGCTGCTCGCCGGGTACGCGGGTGTCGGGCACGGCAGCCAGGCGATGGCGACCGCCGCGTTCATCTCGACGTACGCCCTCTTCGGGCTCGGTGAGGCGATGCTGTCGCCGACCGTCGCGCCGCTGGTCGCCGATCTGGCGCCGGGCGGCATGGTCGGTCAGTACAACTCGGCCTTCGCCCTGGTGAAGCAGCTGGCCCTCGCGGTCGGTCCGGCCGTGGGCGGGCCGATGGGTGCCGCGCTGCACGTCCCGTACATCGTGACGTTCGTTCTGTTCTCGCTGGGCATCACGGTGCTCGCGGTGCGGCTCGGGCGTCGCCTCACGCCGGTGCAGAACCAGCCCTCGCTGGCCAAGAGCCCGGTGGTGGCGCAGGGCGGCCCTGCTACGGCCGCGCCCGCCACAGCCGACGCGTAA
- a CDS encoding SpoIIE family protein phosphatase gives MNFTRWSARLPGTQRRAAARTEQAVATAPRGDGSVPAARAERPAGAADPLPPGGDVGLTGPDGVDELPVREVLDRIPALVALVHGTDHRIAYVNDAYAAAFGPRPIGEPARVALPELTELGLLSLLDQVLRSSRPRTVKSRKAASGRSYTFTCTPVTLPLGGSAAGPEEGGGVLVFAADVTDHAEAAERLRTSERAQRETAVTLQKSLLPQELEQPDDLRIAATYQPGGTEAAVGGDWYDVITLGGGRTALVIGDVMGRGVRAAAVMGQLRTAVRAYARLDLPPHEVLQLLDGLATEIDPSQIATCVYAVHDPNEGSLVYASAGHLPILVRDEHGTIHRAEEPTGPPLGTGGWLHTSGSVPLGPGSTAVLYTDGLVERRSEDIDEGLASLERALAGATGTPQVVCDRLIRALGVTADHDDDVAVLVLQHPARAGGDAELFRNAALELLGGVEAAPRARAFATGVLASWRFSPELHDLGVLAASELVANSLQHGTPPMRLRLRRTDRRLIIEVTDGDDHLPRRRRAEPADEAGRGIAIVATIASNWGSRRTPGGGKAVWCEFALPT, from the coding sequence GTGAACTTCACGCGCTGGAGCGCCCGGCTCCCCGGAACGCAGCGCCGCGCAGCAGCGCGGACCGAACAAGCGGTCGCCACGGCACCGCGCGGGGACGGCTCCGTCCCCGCGGCCCGTGCCGAGCGGCCCGCGGGAGCGGCGGACCCCCTCCCACCGGGCGGCGACGTCGGCCTCACAGGACCCGACGGCGTCGACGAACTGCCGGTCCGCGAGGTGCTCGACCGCATCCCGGCCCTCGTCGCCCTGGTCCACGGCACCGACCACCGCATCGCGTACGTCAACGACGCGTACGCCGCCGCCTTCGGCCCCCGGCCCATCGGTGAACCCGCGCGCGTGGCCCTGCCCGAACTGACCGAGCTCGGCCTGCTGTCCCTCCTCGACCAGGTCCTGCGCAGCTCCCGGCCGCGCACCGTCAAGTCCCGCAAAGCGGCGTCCGGCCGGTCGTACACGTTCACGTGCACCCCCGTGACGCTGCCGCTCGGCGGCTCCGCGGCGGGACCCGAAGAGGGCGGCGGCGTCCTGGTGTTCGCAGCCGACGTCACCGACCACGCCGAGGCCGCCGAACGCCTGCGCACCAGCGAACGCGCCCAGCGCGAGACCGCCGTCACGCTCCAGAAGTCACTGCTGCCGCAGGAGTTGGAGCAGCCCGACGACCTGCGCATCGCCGCCACCTACCAACCGGGCGGCACCGAGGCGGCGGTCGGCGGCGACTGGTACGACGTGATCACCCTCGGCGGCGGCCGCACCGCCCTCGTCATCGGCGACGTGATGGGCCGCGGCGTGCGCGCGGCCGCCGTCATGGGCCAGCTCCGCACCGCCGTGCGGGCCTACGCCCGCCTGGACCTGCCCCCGCACGAGGTCCTGCAGCTCCTGGACGGCCTCGCCACCGAGATCGACCCCAGCCAGATCGCCACGTGTGTCTACGCGGTGCACGACCCGAACGAAGGAAGCCTCGTCTACGCCTCGGCGGGACACCTCCCCATCCTCGTGCGCGACGAGCACGGCACGATCCACCGCGCGGAGGAGCCCACAGGCCCCCCGCTCGGCACCGGAGGATGGCTGCACACCTCGGGCTCCGTCCCCCTCGGCCCCGGCTCCACCGCCGTCCTCTACACGGACGGCCTCGTCGAACGGCGCAGCGAGGACATCGACGAAGGCTTGGCCTCACTGGAACGCGCCCTCGCCGGCGCCACCGGCACCCCTCAGGTGGTGTGCGACCGACTGATCCGCGCCCTGGGAGTGACGGCCGACCACGACGACGACGTGGCCGTCCTCGTCCTCCAGCACCCCGCCCGTGCCGGGGGCGACGCCGAACTGTTCAGGAACGCCGCCCTGGAGCTCCTCGGCGGTGTGGAGGCCGCCCCCCGCGCGCGTGCCTTCGCCACCGGCGTCCTCGCCAGCTGGCGCTTCTCCCCGGAACTCCACGACCTCGGGGTCCTCGCGGCCAGCGAACTGGTCGCGAACTCCCTCCAGCACGGCACCCCGCCGATGCGGCTGCGCCTGCGCCGCACCGACCGCCGACTGATCATCGAGGTCACCGACGGCGACGACCACCTGCCGCGCCGCCGCCGCGCCGAACCGGCCGACGAGGCGGGACGCGGCATCGCCATCGTCGCGACGATCGCGTCGAACTGGGGCTCGCGCCGCACACCGGGCGGCGGCAAGGCCGTCTGGTGCGAGTTCGCGCTCCCCACATAG
- a CDS encoding NAD(P)/FAD-dependent oxidoreductase, which translates to MVKAAISRGTTPVPPDCVRILVVGGGYVGMYTALRLQRKLKRELKRGEVEIVVIAPDPYMTYQPFLPEAAAGSISPRHVVVPLRRTLDQCRIVIGEVESVNHAKRTATFTTLATEEEGTGSVQIAYDEIVLAPGSIARTLPVPGLADHAIGFKTVEEAIGLRNHVIEQMDIASSTRDPAIRDAALTFVFVGGGYAGVEALGELEDMARYASRYYHNIKAEDMKWILVEATGRILPEVGEEMGKYTVRELRRRNIDVRLETRLESCEDRVAVLSDGARHPTRTVVWTAGVKAHPVLAATDLPLNERGRLKCTAQLAVDGAPHAWGAGDAAAVPDITADEPGTECAPNAQHAVRQAKVLADNIVASLRERPLQEYEHKYVGSVASLGLHKGVAHVYGRKLKGYPAWFMHRVYHLSRVPTVNRKSRVLSEWTLSGLFKREIVSLGSLEHPRAEFELAAGGERPKESS; encoded by the coding sequence ATGGTGAAGGCTGCGATCTCCCGGGGGACGACCCCCGTGCCCCCGGACTGTGTACGCATTCTCGTCGTCGGCGGCGGCTACGTCGGCATGTACACCGCGCTGAGACTCCAACGAAAGCTGAAACGCGAGCTCAAGCGGGGTGAGGTCGAGATCGTCGTGATCGCTCCCGATCCCTATATGACGTATCAGCCGTTCCTGCCCGAAGCCGCCGCGGGATCCATCTCGCCGCGCCACGTCGTCGTGCCGCTCCGCCGCACCCTCGACCAGTGCCGCATCGTCATCGGCGAGGTCGAATCGGTCAACCACGCCAAGCGCACCGCGACCTTCACCACCCTCGCCACCGAGGAAGAGGGCACCGGGTCCGTCCAGATCGCGTACGACGAAATCGTCCTGGCCCCCGGCTCCATCGCCCGCACGCTGCCGGTGCCGGGACTCGCCGACCACGCCATCGGCTTCAAGACCGTCGAAGAGGCCATCGGCCTGCGCAACCACGTCATCGAACAGATGGACATCGCCTCCTCCACACGTGACCCCGCGATCCGCGACGCCGCCCTGACCTTCGTCTTCGTAGGAGGCGGTTACGCAGGCGTCGAGGCGCTCGGCGAACTGGAGGACATGGCCCGGTACGCGTCCCGGTACTACCACAACATCAAGGCCGAGGACATGAAGTGGATCCTCGTCGAGGCGACGGGCCGCATCCTGCCCGAAGTCGGCGAGGAGATGGGCAAGTACACGGTGCGCGAGCTGCGCAGGCGCAACATCGACGTACGCCTGGAGACCCGTCTCGAATCGTGCGAGGACCGCGTGGCCGTCCTCAGCGACGGCGCCCGCCACCCCACCCGCACCGTCGTCTGGACGGCCGGCGTCAAGGCGCATCCCGTGCTCGCCGCCACCGATCTGCCGCTGAACGAACGCGGTCGCCTCAAGTGCACCGCACAGCTGGCCGTCGACGGGGCCCCACACGCGTGGGGCGCGGGCGACGCGGCAGCCGTCCCCGACATCACCGCGGACGAACCCGGCACGGAGTGCGCACCCAACGCCCAGCACGCGGTGCGCCAGGCCAAGGTCCTCGCCGACAACATCGTCGCGTCCCTGCGCGAGCGCCCTCTCCAGGAATACGAGCACAAATACGTCGGCTCCGTGGCCTCCCTGGGACTGCACAAAGGTGTCGCGCACGTCTACGGACGCAAGCTGAAGGGCTACCCTGCCTGGTTCATGCACCGCGTCTACCACCTGAGCAGAGTGCCGACCGTCAACCGCAAGTCCCGAGTGCTCTCCGAATGGACCCTGTCCGGCCTGTTCAAACGCGAGATCGTCTCCCTGGGATCGCTCGAACACCCCCGTGCGGAGTTCGAACTCGCGGCCGGTGGGGAACGCCCGAAGGAGTCCTCCTGA